A genomic region of Miscanthus floridulus cultivar M001 chromosome 3, ASM1932011v1, whole genome shotgun sequence contains the following coding sequences:
- the LOC136544823 gene encoding uncharacterized protein isoform X1 — MTTTPTSGTPPSSTSMRTPAGAGMPTTPAAAAAAATPTSSSRPNATMSLFGATRSSGMPTTPAAAPASSYRPNATMSLFGATRSSRSTAALGDQQESSLPINETNDSSDQTWTLYFTCEGLPGGQESSTIRITRADLTLSNLLAMKLQLGYRVRDYLYYKRRCGNAATLHEIEEEVNADAMIACNEEERQVRLLLSKEQKIDQNVNITPLKVLGRRPIREENIDEDEESIDAYKEWLHVMHKENRFMDLKDIDRDDTTKTYKEWLRVQGQLNDIMAYVDSNHHTDVVLSSEDSNPTPPVNRPSHARRFNPQGEGTNSKKRKPRGNLKGWTATNKRTREASQKLSIQFSRLGGPVGSNKRIFVDEITLFTRKRAPLIGVRTWRDIHVDVKIAIANDVLAKWDLEDNEANRIKIWTVANDRYKGWRSTFSATYKAYTTYEERMRHRPEELDIVEWHYLVSYFGTEEFQRISNKNSQNRHNRQIHHVTGSKGFSQLSYEKRDQLTGEEPNDMELFMMTHQQNGQWTSEESREVYDNATRKIMELESRPDANVVSDLEQNQIFQSTYKETRKIKSNKMHANGYLARYPTRKELLSEDYQRKLQQEEALIESFGRLQDRLEAQEVEREAERQEHRRQLEQMNKEREADREALRQAMLMLQAAQQQASVQKASTIVEPTENVAAAATIEGTQNVTTTMGEHMMHSQQVTQETSQPEQQPPSSAAEERLTRGRMTRSNWQRIRVLFILQQSN; from the exons ATGACGACAACTCCAACGAGTGGAACACCTCCGTCCTCGACGTCGATGCGCACACCTGCAGGAGCGGGGATGCCAACAactccagcggcggcggcggcggcggcgacgccgaCAAGTTCATCCAGACCCAACGCCACCATGTCCCTTTTTGGGGCAACACGTTCGTCCGGGATGCCAACAACTCCGGCAGCGGCGCCGGCAAGTTCATACAGACCCAACGCCACCATGTCCCTTTTTGGGGCAACACGTTCATCCAGGTCGACAGCAGCACTTGGTGATCAACAAGAGAGCTCCCTGCCAATCAATGAGACCAATGATAG CTCGGATCAAACATGGACTCTCTATTTCACTTGCGAGGGATTGCCGGGGGGGCAAGAGTCTTCTACTATTAGAATCACTAGGGCTGATCTCACCCTGAGTAACTTGCTTGCAATGAAATTACAATTGGGGTATAGGGTAAGGGACTATTTGTACTACAAGAGGAGATGTGGTAATGCAGCAACATTACACGAAATCGAAGAAGAAGTCAATGCAGATGCTATGATAGCATGTAATGAGGAGGAAAGACAGGTCAGACTATTGCTGTCCAAGGAACAAAAAATAGACCAGAATGTGAacataacacccttgaaagtactTGGAAGGAGACCCATTAGGGAAGAGAatatagatgaagatgaggagtCAATTGATGCTTACAAGGAATGGTTGCACGTCATGCATAAGGAAAACCGATTCATGG ATTTGAAAGATATCGACAGGGATGACACCACCAAAACTTACAAAGAATGGTTAAGGGTGCAAGGACAACTGAATGATATTA TGGCATATGTGGACAGTAATCATCATACAGATGTAGTACTTTCAAGTGAAGATAGCAACCCCACACCGCCAGTAAATAGACCATCTCATGCTCGGCGTTTCAATCCACAGGGAGAGGGAACTA ACTCCAAAAAGAGGAAGCCAAGAGGTAACTTGAAAGGATGGACAGCAACAAACAAGAGAACTAGGGAGGCGTCTCAGAAGCTTAGCATCCAGTTCTCTAGGCTTGGAGGACCTGTAGGTTCAAACAAACGAATATTTGTTGATGAAATAACACTGTTCACGAGGAAAAGAGCACCTCTCATCGGAGTAAGAACATGGAGAGATATCCATGTGGATGTCAAAATTGCAATAGCAAACGATGTGCTG GCTAAGTGGGACCTTGAGGATAACGAGGCGAACAGAATCAAGATATGGACGGTGGCTAATGACCGTTACAAAGGATGGCGATCTACATTTAGTGCTACCTACAAGGCGTACACCACCTATGAAGAGAGAATGAGACATAGGCCAGAAGAATTAGACATTGTTGAGTGGCACTATCTGGTGTCGTATTTTGGCACCGAAGAATTCCAG AGGATTAGCAATAAGAATTCTCAGAATCGGCACAATCGACAGATACACCATGTTACAGGATCAAAGGGTTTTTCTCAATTGAGCTATGAGAAG AGGGACCAACTAACTGGTGAAGAGCCAAATGATATGGAGCTTTTTATGATGACCCACCAACAAAATGGACAATGGACAAGCGAGGAATCTAGGGAAGTCTAT GACAATGCAACCAGGAAGATTATGGAGCTGGAGTCAAGGCCTGACGCAAATGTCGTCTCAGACTTGGAGCAGAACCAGATTTTCCAATCAACCTACAAGGAAACGAGAAAAATCAAATCAAACAAGATGCATGCTAATGGTTACCTTGCAAGGTACCCAACTAGAAAGGAGCTACTATCGGAGGACTACCAGCGCAAACTGCAACAGGAGGAAGCCCTCATTGAATCGTTTGGACGGCTGCAAGATAGACTAGAAGCTCAAGAAGTTGAAAGGGAAGCCGAGAGGCAAGAACATAGGCGTCAGCTTGAACAGATGAACAAGGAAAGGGAGGCTGATAGAGAAGCACTTAGGCAAGCTATGTTAATGTTGCAAGCAGCCCAACAGCAAGCTTCAGTACAAAAG GCTAGCACAATTGTGGAGCCAACTGaaaatgttgctgctgctgcaacaaTTGAGGGGACACAAAATGTAACAACTACAATGGGAGAACACATGATGCATAGTCAGCAG GTTACCCAAGAAACCAGCCAGCCAGAACAACAACCCCCTTCTTCCGCAGCTGAAGAACGTCTCACTAGAGGGCGCATGACTAGAAGTAATTGGCAGCGAATTCGGGTGCTGTTTATACTACAGCAAAGCAACTGA
- the LOC136544823 gene encoding uncharacterized protein isoform X2: protein MTTTPTSGTPPSSTSMRTPAGAGMPTTPAAAAAAATPTSSSRPNATMSLFGATRSSGMPTTPAAAPASSYRPNATMSLFGATRSSRSTAALGDQQESSLPINETNDSSDQTWTLYFTCEGLPGGQESSTIRITRADLTLSNLLAMKLQLGYRVRDYLYYKRRCGNAATLHEIEEEVNADAMIACNEEERQVRLLLSKEQKIDQNVNITPLKVLGRRPIREENIDEDEESIDAYKEWLHVMHKENRFMDLKDIDRDDTTKTYKEWLRVQGQLNDIMAYVDSNHHTDVVLSSEDSNPTPPVNRPSHARRFNPQGEGTNSKKRKPRGNLKGWTATNKRTREASQKLSIQFSRLGGPVGSNKRIFVDEITLFTRKRAPLIGVRTWRDIHVDVKIAIANDVLAKWDLEDNEANRIKIWTVANDRYKGWRSTFSATYKAYTTYEERMRHRPEELDIVEWHYLVSYFGTEEFQRDQLTGEEPNDMELFMMTHQQNGQWTSEESREVYDNATRKIMELESRPDANVVSDLEQNQIFQSTYKETRKIKSNKMHANGYLARYPTRKELLSEDYQRKLQQEEALIESFGRLQDRLEAQEVEREAERQEHRRQLEQMNKEREADREALRQAMLMLQAAQQQASVQKASTIVEPTENVAAAATIEGTQNVTTTMGEHMMHSQQVTQETSQPEQQPPSSAAEERLTRGRMTRSNWQRIRVLFILQQSN, encoded by the exons ATGACGACAACTCCAACGAGTGGAACACCTCCGTCCTCGACGTCGATGCGCACACCTGCAGGAGCGGGGATGCCAACAactccagcggcggcggcggcggcggcgacgccgaCAAGTTCATCCAGACCCAACGCCACCATGTCCCTTTTTGGGGCAACACGTTCGTCCGGGATGCCAACAACTCCGGCAGCGGCGCCGGCAAGTTCATACAGACCCAACGCCACCATGTCCCTTTTTGGGGCAACACGTTCATCCAGGTCGACAGCAGCACTTGGTGATCAACAAGAGAGCTCCCTGCCAATCAATGAGACCAATGATAG CTCGGATCAAACATGGACTCTCTATTTCACTTGCGAGGGATTGCCGGGGGGGCAAGAGTCTTCTACTATTAGAATCACTAGGGCTGATCTCACCCTGAGTAACTTGCTTGCAATGAAATTACAATTGGGGTATAGGGTAAGGGACTATTTGTACTACAAGAGGAGATGTGGTAATGCAGCAACATTACACGAAATCGAAGAAGAAGTCAATGCAGATGCTATGATAGCATGTAATGAGGAGGAAAGACAGGTCAGACTATTGCTGTCCAAGGAACAAAAAATAGACCAGAATGTGAacataacacccttgaaagtactTGGAAGGAGACCCATTAGGGAAGAGAatatagatgaagatgaggagtCAATTGATGCTTACAAGGAATGGTTGCACGTCATGCATAAGGAAAACCGATTCATGG ATTTGAAAGATATCGACAGGGATGACACCACCAAAACTTACAAAGAATGGTTAAGGGTGCAAGGACAACTGAATGATATTA TGGCATATGTGGACAGTAATCATCATACAGATGTAGTACTTTCAAGTGAAGATAGCAACCCCACACCGCCAGTAAATAGACCATCTCATGCTCGGCGTTTCAATCCACAGGGAGAGGGAACTA ACTCCAAAAAGAGGAAGCCAAGAGGTAACTTGAAAGGATGGACAGCAACAAACAAGAGAACTAGGGAGGCGTCTCAGAAGCTTAGCATCCAGTTCTCTAGGCTTGGAGGACCTGTAGGTTCAAACAAACGAATATTTGTTGATGAAATAACACTGTTCACGAGGAAAAGAGCACCTCTCATCGGAGTAAGAACATGGAGAGATATCCATGTGGATGTCAAAATTGCAATAGCAAACGATGTGCTG GCTAAGTGGGACCTTGAGGATAACGAGGCGAACAGAATCAAGATATGGACGGTGGCTAATGACCGTTACAAAGGATGGCGATCTACATTTAGTGCTACCTACAAGGCGTACACCACCTATGAAGAGAGAATGAGACATAGGCCAGAAGAATTAGACATTGTTGAGTGGCACTATCTGGTGTCGTATTTTGGCACCGAAGAATTCCAG AGGGACCAACTAACTGGTGAAGAGCCAAATGATATGGAGCTTTTTATGATGACCCACCAACAAAATGGACAATGGACAAGCGAGGAATCTAGGGAAGTCTAT GACAATGCAACCAGGAAGATTATGGAGCTGGAGTCAAGGCCTGACGCAAATGTCGTCTCAGACTTGGAGCAGAACCAGATTTTCCAATCAACCTACAAGGAAACGAGAAAAATCAAATCAAACAAGATGCATGCTAATGGTTACCTTGCAAGGTACCCAACTAGAAAGGAGCTACTATCGGAGGACTACCAGCGCAAACTGCAACAGGAGGAAGCCCTCATTGAATCGTTTGGACGGCTGCAAGATAGACTAGAAGCTCAAGAAGTTGAAAGGGAAGCCGAGAGGCAAGAACATAGGCGTCAGCTTGAACAGATGAACAAGGAAAGGGAGGCTGATAGAGAAGCACTTAGGCAAGCTATGTTAATGTTGCAAGCAGCCCAACAGCAAGCTTCAGTACAAAAG GCTAGCACAATTGTGGAGCCAACTGaaaatgttgctgctgctgcaacaaTTGAGGGGACACAAAATGTAACAACTACAATGGGAGAACACATGATGCATAGTCAGCAG GTTACCCAAGAAACCAGCCAGCCAGAACAACAACCCCCTTCTTCCGCAGCTGAAGAACGTCTCACTAGAGGGCGCATGACTAGAAGTAATTGGCAGCGAATTCGGGTGCTGTTTATACTACAGCAAAGCAACTGA
- the LOC136543002 gene encoding uncharacterized protein yields MRWHEEGRIDDGKLRHPADSRAWKHADNMFPRFKEARNVRLGLASDGFNPFGMQNVTYSCWPVILIPYNLPPWLYEKQSYWIMSMLIPGKKTPGMNIDVYLRPLIDELKALWNTGVNCRDVKAKENFTLRAMLLWTINDFPAYAMLSGWSTKGKFACPYCHKDTDYLWLKHGKKFCYMGHRRFLPLDHPWRMNKMSFNNEEETREAPVPLSGQDVLDQYATFHPTGFGKDISKKRKRDEDARWHNWRKKSIFFELPYWSSLIIRHNLDVMHIEKNICESILGTLLEIEGKCKDSENARLDMEHLGIRQDQHPVIDDDTYTLPAALYSLDKDDKRILCQFLQGVKMPDGFCSNLKRCVDDKTCKVSGLKTHDYHIILQKLLPLVIRRILPEDVARPLIELSRFFSALCSNELVPADLDKLDSSIKETLCQLEMVFPPAFFDIMIHLPVHLVEEAKLGGPVCYRWMYPVERYLRTAKGYVRNKAQPEGSIAEAYIAEECLTFCSRFFDVDTKLSRADRHENTVVNEPPSGLSIFSEIDYKRRGNKLKNLEKVELQKMRHYIITNCDEARKWVEEHKTQLTRDSSINIKKRHKEHFVRWFEIEIAKLYEKGEASKLMHALSQGPDPRARVLNRVHINNWLFRTAAIEKSLVTQNSGVLVKGDDSIGNMTWYGVIRNIISLEFPQEKEVILFQCDWYDVPATSTSRSRGYTRDKFGIIDIATSMFRYSDEPYILASNAEPVFYVPIVNKPRWSTVVLVRPRNLFSMPDTGNDADALDVGIQEMNESGQGQEFLNWSRQDRAGTTGSAAIINQVRSEAIPEPVDDYIGDDDSDDDDTYIDDGVIAPVMEENIEDDFFA; encoded by the exons ATGCGTTGGCATGAGGAAGGAAGAATAGATGATGGCAAACTACGTCATCCTGCTGACTCCAGGGCATGGAAGCACGCGGACAATATGTTTCCACGATTTAAAGAAGCTCGTAACGTTCGACTGGGTCTTGCTTCTGATGGCTTCAACCCATTTGGTATGCAAAATGTTACTTACAGTTGTTGGCCTGTTATCCTAATACCTTACAATTTGCCTCCTTGGTTGTATGAGAAACAATCTTATTGGATCATGTCGATGTTGATACCTGGCAAGAAAACTCCTGGAATGAATATTGATGTTTACTTGAGGCCCCTCATTGATGAGTTGAAGGCGCTGTGGAATACTGGTGTTAATTGTAGGGATGTAAAGGCAAAGGAAAACTTTACACTCCGTGCTATGCTACTTTGGACAATCAATGACTtccctgcatatgcgatgctttctgGTTGGAGCACAAAAGGAAAATTTGCATGTCCTTACTGTCACAAGGATACAGATTATTTGTGGTTGAAACATGGGAAGAAGTTCTGCTACATGGGACATCGTCGGTTTTTGCCCTTAGACCATCCATGGCGCATGAACAAGATGAGCTTCAACAATGAAGAGGAAACCAGAGAGGCTCCAGTTCCACTGTCTGGTCAAGATGTATTAGACCAATATGCAACTTTTCATCCAACGGGATTTGGAAAGGACATATCAAAAAAGAGGAAGCGTGATGAAGACGCAAGATGGCacaattggaggaagaagagtattTTTTTTGAGCTCCCCTACTGGTCTTCTTTGATCATAAGGCATAATTTGGACGTGATGCATATTGAGAAAAACATATGCGAGAGCATATTAGGGACTTTGCTTGAAATTGAAGGGAAATGTAAGGACAGCGAGAATGCCCGCCTTGACATGGAACATCTTGGGATCAGGCAAGATCAGCATCCTGTGATTGATGATGACACGTACACCTTGCCAGCAGCGTTGTACTCTctagacaaggatgacaagaggaTTTTATGCCAATTtcttcaaggagtgaagatgcctGATGGGTTCTGCTCCAATTTAAAGAGATGTGTTGACGATAAAACATGTAAGGTGTCTGGACTCAAAACTCATGACTACCATATTATTCTACAAAAACTATTGCCCTTAGTCATTAGAAGGATTTTGCCAGAAGATGTTGCCAGGCCATTGATTGAGCTCAGTAGGTTCTTCAGTGCACTTTGTTCAAATGAGTTGGTGCCAGCAGATCTTGACAAACTAGACAGTTCAATTAAAGAGACTCTTTGTCAGCTTGAGATGGTTTTCCCGCCTGCATTTTTTGACATAATGATTCATTTACCGGTCCATCTAGTTGAAGAGGCTAAACTAGGAGGGCCCGTGTGTTACAGATGGATGTATCCAGTAGAGAGGTATCTACGTACTGCTAAAGGATATGTCAGGAACAAGGCACAACCAGAAGGATCAATAGCCGAGGCATACATAGCTGAGGAGTGTCTTACATTTTGCTCTCGATTCTTCGACGTCGACACCAAGCTGAGTCGAGCTGATCGTCATGAAAATACAGTTGTGAATGAGCCTCCAAGTGGTCTAAGCATATTTAGTGAAATTGATTACAAGAGGAGAGGAAATAAGCTTAagaatttggagaaagttgaactTCAAAAGATGAGGCACTACATAATTACTAATTGTGATGAAGCCAGGAAATGGGTAGA GGAGCATAAGACACAACTAACAAGGGATAGTTCAATTAACATTAAAAAACGACACAAGGAGCATTTTGTAAGATGGTTTGAAATCGAG ATAGCAAAACTATATGagaaaggggaagcaagtaaaCTGATGCATGCCCTTTCTCAAGGACCTGACCCTCGAGCTCGTGTGTTGAATAGAGTGCACATCAATAATTGGCTATTTCGGACAGCTGCCATAGAGAAAAGTCTCGTGACACAAAATTCTGGTGTCCTTGTGAAGGGTGACGATAGTATAGGCAACATGACCTGGTATGGAGTCATTAGAAATATAATCTCACTGGAATTcccacaagaaaaagaagttatATTATTTCAGTGTGATTGGTATGATGTGCCGGCTACCAGTACCAGCAGAAGCAGAGGGTACACTAGGGACAAATTTGGTATTATCGACATTGCTACTTCCATGTTTAGATATTCAGATGAACCTTACATTCTTGCTTCAAACGCTGAACCGGTGTTTTATGTCCCTATCGTGAACAAGCCGAGATGGTCTACTGTTGTTTTGGTGAGACCAAGAAATTTGTTTTCCATGCCAGACACAGGAAATGACGCCGATGCACTTGATGTGGGAATCCAAGAAATGAATGAATCAGGCCAAGGTCAGGAATTCTTAAACTGGTCAAGACAAGATAGGGCAGGCACAACTGGTTCTGCCGCCATTATTAATCAAGTGCGTAGCGAAGCAATTCCCGAACCTGTTGATGACTATATTGGTGATGATGATTCTGACGACGATGACACCTACATTGATGATGGGGTCATTGCACCAGTCATGGAAGAAAATATAGAAGATGATTTCTTTGCTTGA